One stretch of Corynebacterium callunae DSM 20147 DNA includes these proteins:
- the hisI gene encoding phosphoribosyl-AMP cyclohydrolase has product MSANPAEYNLDPAVEKRLKLNDAGLIPAVVQADGSKEVLMMAWMDTHALAYTMETRQGTYFSRSRNEYWIKGLTSGNVQEVIAVALDCDGDTVLVTVKQTGGACHTGSRTCFDNDVLL; this is encoded by the coding sequence ATGAGCGCTAACCCTGCCGAGTACAACCTTGACCCCGCCGTCGAAAAGCGTTTAAAGCTTAACGACGCCGGCCTGATCCCAGCAGTCGTCCAAGCCGACGGGAGCAAGGAGGTGCTCATGATGGCGTGGATGGATACCCACGCGTTGGCGTACACCATGGAAACCCGTCAAGGCACCTACTTTTCCCGCTCCCGCAATGAATATTGGATCAAGGGACTAACCTCGGGAAATGTTCAAGAGGTAATTGCTGTTGCACTTGATTGTGATGGCGACACCGTCCTGGTTACGGTGAAGCAAACGGGTGGAGCTTGCCACACTGGCTCGCGTACCTGCTTTGACAATGATGTATTGCTCTAA
- a CDS encoding VOC family protein yields MATLEQSINNNTFMDAVTLRVGDLEGMTSYYSNILSLEPMEEKVRGKEVHRVLGRNGTPLLCLISTPGLPAVDPRQAGLYHTAFLFDTQESLAATVYRAAQEPRSRFVGSSDHLVSEAFYFTDPEGNGIELYVDRARSEWKYAANGDVRMDTIYLDPNKYLQTHLSETVLNNTAILPANIGHVHLQVGDVEQARNFYVGKIGFDATTSIPGALFASAGGYHHHVAMNTWNSGGAGPRAATLGLANVAVVVPGREDLDMLVSRLGDWEFSDNGTSVVTKDPWGTQLTVSLEPTSTEELLES; encoded by the coding sequence ATGGCTACTTTGGAACAAAGCATCAACAACAACACCTTTATGGACGCCGTCACCCTGCGCGTTGGCGATCTTGAAGGCATGACTTCCTATTACTCCAATATTCTTTCCCTGGAGCCAATGGAAGAAAAGGTACGTGGCAAGGAAGTTCACCGTGTACTCGGCCGCAACGGCACTCCTTTGCTATGCCTTATTTCCACCCCAGGTCTTCCTGCTGTAGATCCACGCCAGGCGGGGCTCTATCACACTGCTTTCCTCTTTGATACCCAGGAAAGTCTCGCTGCTACCGTTTACCGCGCAGCTCAAGAACCACGTTCCCGCTTTGTTGGATCCTCCGATCACCTAGTTTCTGAAGCTTTTTACTTCACTGACCCAGAGGGCAATGGCATCGAGCTTTATGTTGACCGCGCTCGCAGTGAATGGAAGTATGCAGCCAATGGTGATGTTCGCATGGACACCATCTACCTAGATCCAAATAAGTACCTGCAGACTCACTTGAGCGAAACCGTTCTTAACAACACCGCAATCCTGCCTGCCAACATCGGACACGTGCACCTACAGGTTGGCGATGTTGAGCAAGCTCGCAACTTCTATGTAGGCAAGATCGGTTTTGATGCAACGACCTCCATCCCTGGTGCACTCTTTGCCTCTGCAGGTGGATACCACCACCACGTTGCCATGAACACTTGGAACTCCGGTGGAGCAGGCCCTCGTGCTGCCACCCTGGGTCTTGCCAATGTTGCTGTGGTTGTACCTGGCCGCGAAGACTTGGACATGCTGGTTAGCCGCCTTGGTGATTGGGAGTTCTCTGATAATGGCACTTCTGTGGTCACCAAGGATCCATGGGGCACTCAGCTCACCGTTTCCCTGGAGCCAACTTCCACTGAAGAGCTGCTTGAAAGCTAG
- the hisF gene encoding imidazole glycerol phosphate synthase subunit HisF has translation MGVAIRVIPCLDVDNGRVVKGVNFENLRDAGDPVELAKRYDAEGADELTFLDVTASKHGRGTMLDVVRRTADQVFIPLTVGGGVRSEEDVDQLLRAGADKVSVNTSAIARPELLSELSQRFGAQCIVLSVDARRVPAGEKPQPSGFEVTTHGGSKSAGLDAIEWARRGEELGVGEILLNSMDGDGTKNGFDLELLHKVREAVSIPVIASGGAGSVEHFPPAVAAGANAVLAATIFHFGEVSISEVKEAIREEGFEVR, from the coding sequence ATTCCTTGTCTCGACGTTGATAACGGCCGAGTTGTTAAGGGCGTTAACTTTGAAAATCTTCGTGATGCCGGAGATCCAGTAGAGCTAGCCAAGCGTTATGACGCAGAAGGCGCAGATGAACTGACCTTCCTCGATGTCACCGCCTCCAAGCACGGACGCGGCACCATGCTTGACGTGGTGCGCCGTACCGCAGACCAAGTTTTTATCCCATTAACCGTCGGTGGCGGAGTCCGCAGCGAAGAAGATGTTGATCAGCTGCTGCGTGCCGGTGCCGATAAGGTATCGGTTAATACTTCTGCTATTGCACGCCCCGAATTGCTCTCAGAGCTTTCCCAGCGCTTTGGTGCGCAGTGCATTGTGCTTTCTGTAGATGCGCGCCGCGTGCCTGCCGGAGAAAAACCACAGCCTTCAGGTTTTGAGGTCACCACCCACGGTGGTTCCAAGTCCGCCGGTTTGGATGCCATTGAATGGGCACGTCGCGGTGAAGAATTGGGAGTGGGGGAGATCCTGCTTAACTCCATGGATGGCGATGGCACTAAGAATGGCTTTGACCTTGAGCTATTGCATAAGGTTCGCGAGGCTGTGAGCATTCCAGTTATCGCTTCCGGTGGTGCAGGGTCAGTAGAGCACTTCCCACCGGCTGTTGCTGCAGGTGCTAATGCCGTGTTGGCTGCCACCATTTTCCACTTCGGTGAAGTCAGCATTTCTGAGGTCAAAGAAGCAATTAGAGAAGAAGGATTTGAGGTCCGTTAA
- the lgt gene encoding prolipoprotein diacylglyceryl transferase, with the protein MTLAAIPSPPQGVWFLGPIPIRAYALCIITGIVVAIWLTRKRYAARGGNPELVLDAAIVAVPAGIIGGRLYHVITDNQKYFCDTCDPVDALKITNGGLGIWGAVILGGLAVAAYFRYKKLPLAPFADAVAPGVILAQGIGRLGNWFNQELYGAQTNAPWALEIYYRVDEQGKFAPVTGTSTGEIMATVHPTFLYELLWNLLVFAFLMWADKRFTLGHGRVFALYVAGYTLGRFWIEQMRVDEATMVFGMRINTLVSAVVFIGAVVVFFLLKPGREKLAEVDPTFAASVAAADGESAAESLDLKTAKKPETTERTEP; encoded by the coding sequence ATGACTTTGGCCGCTATCCCTTCACCACCCCAAGGCGTTTGGTTCTTGGGTCCCATTCCAATTAGAGCCTATGCACTGTGCATTATCACCGGCATTGTGGTGGCTATTTGGCTCACCAGAAAGCGATATGCTGCCCGTGGTGGCAATCCTGAGCTGGTGCTTGATGCTGCCATTGTGGCTGTTCCAGCCGGTATTATTGGTGGACGCCTTTATCACGTCATTACCGATAATCAGAAGTATTTTTGTGATACTTGTGATCCCGTTGACGCGCTGAAAATCACCAATGGTGGTTTGGGTATTTGGGGCGCGGTGATTCTAGGTGGCCTCGCAGTCGCAGCTTATTTCCGTTATAAGAAGCTGCCACTAGCACCTTTTGCTGATGCTGTTGCTCCAGGCGTTATTTTGGCGCAGGGTATTGGTCGCCTTGGTAACTGGTTTAACCAGGAGCTTTATGGTGCGCAAACCAATGCCCCGTGGGCACTTGAGATCTACTACCGGGTAGACGAGCAGGGTAAATTTGCCCCCGTTACCGGCACTTCCACCGGTGAAATTATGGCAACAGTGCACCCCACATTCCTCTATGAATTGCTGTGGAACCTGTTGGTCTTTGCCTTCCTAATGTGGGCGGATAAGCGATTCACCCTCGGCCACGGCCGAGTGTTTGCGCTCTATGTCGCCGGCTACACCCTGGGGCGTTTTTGGATTGAACAGATGCGTGTCGACGAAGCGACGATGGTGTTTGGAATGCGCATCAACACACTGGTCTCTGCTGTAGTATTCATCGGCGCAGTAGTGGTGTTCTTCTTGCTCAAACCAGGCCGCGAAAAGCTGGCGGAAGTTGATCCGACATTTGCTGCCAGCGTGGCTGCAGCAGATGGTGAATCCGCTGCTGAATCACTGGATCTGAAAACCGCAAAGAAGCCAGAAACGACTGAGCGAACTGAACCTTAG
- the glgP gene encoding alpha-glucan family phosphorylase yields MKAVEKVQLHNQLPAQLEPLLELAQNLRWSWRAETKQLFKEIDPQLWEDLAEDPLQLLRHVRISRLHHLASDEAFLGRLKKETNNLHTYLSAKLWYQKTASAKSTGKDPLVAYFSMEFGIHPSLPIYSGGLGVLAGDHLKSASDLGVPLIGVGLLYSQGYFQQSLSDDGWQQENYEYHDPSQLPLTELKDSQGAPVSVTVTFPENQEVTLAVWVAQVGRVPLLLLDSNIAQNPEHLRAVTDRLYGGDSEHRIQQELVLGIGGVRAVHAFCQAQGIKTPPLAHLNEGHAGFSSLERIRERMQQGLSFEAALAQVRASSIFTTHTPVPAGIDRFEKDLVARYVGADPEIPLQQALNLGSESDPQRFNMAHLGLRVSQLANGVAKLHGEVSRNMFADLYPGFEAFEVPIGHVTNGVHLPTWIKPEMQKLVDKAADGAAVAVADSWPHPEAVKLEKLWKVRNKLRAELVEVARTATSKSWQARGHNAAELAWTQRVLDPEVLTVGFARRVSTYKRLTLMLRNPERLRAILLNESRPVQFVIAGKAHPNDEGGKKLMQEIVHFADHAGVRDRFLFLPDYDLTLASTLVAGADIWLNNPVRPQEASGTSGMKAVMNGGLTLSISDGWWDEMPQAETGWTIPTVASGDGEYRDAAESEALYDLLSNDIVPLFYERDKNGVPQRWLEKVRHSWVTLSPQVSSTRMVREYTDNFYRRAVPQAQTISDANTATDFAAWLERIKGAWSEVSVDDLQLSGPAHTGQPLKASVRAKLGTLIDEEIAVEILFGPIGASGEIENPQIMHLIAAADGIYTGTISSEIPGELGINARIVPAHPLLLSPAETGLSTYFCR; encoded by the coding sequence GTGAAAGCCGTGGAAAAAGTTCAGCTGCACAATCAGCTGCCCGCCCAACTTGAACCTCTATTAGAACTCGCACAAAATCTGCGCTGGTCATGGCGGGCGGAAACCAAGCAGCTATTTAAGGAGATTGACCCCCAGCTTTGGGAAGACCTTGCTGAGGATCCACTCCAGCTGTTGCGCCATGTGCGTATTTCAAGGCTTCATCACCTAGCCAGTGATGAAGCCTTTTTGGGGCGTCTAAAAAAGGAAACCAACAACCTCCACACTTATTTGTCTGCCAAGCTGTGGTATCAAAAAACGGCATCGGCCAAGAGCACAGGCAAAGATCCATTGGTTGCGTATTTCTCCATGGAATTTGGAATCCACCCCAGTCTGCCCATCTATTCGGGCGGGTTGGGAGTTTTAGCTGGAGATCACCTTAAATCAGCTTCTGATTTGGGGGTTCCGCTGATTGGAGTGGGGCTGCTTTATAGTCAGGGATACTTCCAGCAATCTTTAAGCGATGATGGTTGGCAACAAGAAAACTATGAGTATCACGATCCATCGCAGCTGCCACTAACTGAGCTTAAAGATTCTCAGGGGGCTCCGGTCTCTGTCACGGTGACATTCCCCGAAAACCAAGAAGTCACCTTGGCTGTATGGGTGGCACAGGTCGGCCGGGTGCCCTTATTACTGCTTGATAGCAATATTGCCCAGAACCCTGAGCATCTGCGTGCGGTGACAGACCGGCTTTATGGTGGAGATAGTGAACACCGCATTCAACAAGAATTGGTATTGGGTATTGGGGGAGTGCGGGCTGTTCATGCGTTTTGTCAGGCGCAAGGAATTAAGACTCCACCGCTGGCGCATCTTAATGAGGGGCATGCTGGTTTTTCTAGTCTGGAACGCATCCGGGAAAGAATGCAGCAGGGCTTGAGTTTTGAGGCAGCGTTAGCTCAAGTTCGAGCCTCAAGTATTTTCACTACTCATACTCCAGTACCGGCAGGTATTGATCGTTTTGAAAAAGATTTAGTGGCCAGATATGTGGGCGCTGATCCTGAAATTCCCCTGCAGCAGGCTCTAAACCTAGGCAGTGAAAGCGATCCCCAGCGCTTTAATATGGCTCATTTAGGATTGCGCGTAAGTCAACTGGCAAATGGCGTCGCAAAGCTTCATGGTGAGGTCAGCCGTAATATGTTCGCGGACCTGTACCCCGGATTTGAGGCTTTTGAGGTGCCCATCGGGCACGTCACTAATGGCGTTCACCTGCCCACCTGGATTAAGCCTGAAATGCAGAAACTGGTGGACAAGGCTGCCGATGGTGCTGCGGTGGCAGTGGCTGATAGTTGGCCGCACCCGGAAGCAGTGAAACTTGAGAAGCTGTGGAAAGTGCGAAATAAATTGCGCGCCGAGTTGGTCGAGGTAGCTAGAACTGCAACGAGCAAGTCTTGGCAAGCGCGCGGACACAACGCTGCGGAACTGGCTTGGACCCAGCGCGTATTAGATCCTGAAGTACTTACCGTGGGTTTTGCGCGCCGTGTGTCTACCTATAAGCGTTTAACATTAATGCTGCGCAATCCGGAGCGGTTACGCGCGATTTTGCTGAATGAATCTCGCCCCGTGCAATTTGTTATTGCAGGTAAAGCACACCCCAATGATGAGGGTGGCAAAAAACTAATGCAGGAAATTGTGCACTTTGCTGACCACGCTGGGGTCCGCGATCGTTTCCTCTTTTTGCCTGATTATGATCTCACTTTGGCCAGCACGTTGGTTGCTGGTGCTGATATTTGGCTCAATAATCCGGTGCGTCCGCAGGAAGCCTCGGGAACCTCTGGCATGAAGGCCGTGATGAACGGCGGCCTGACTTTGTCTATTTCTGATGGCTGGTGGGATGAAATGCCGCAGGCTGAGACAGGTTGGACCATTCCAACGGTGGCCTCTGGAGATGGCGAATATCGCGATGCCGCGGAATCCGAGGCGCTTTATGATCTGCTCTCCAATGATATTGTCCCGCTATTTTATGAGCGCGATAAAAATGGGGTGCCGCAGCGGTGGCTGGAAAAGGTGCGCCATTCTTGGGTTACGCTCTCACCGCAGGTTAGTTCCACCCGGATGGTGCGCGAATACACCGATAATTTTTATCGCCGCGCTGTGCCACAGGCCCAGACCATTTCCGATGCCAATACCGCCACGGATTTTGCTGCGTGGCTGGAGCGTATAAAAGGTGCGTGGTCTGAAGTTAGCGTGGATGACCTGCAGCTTAGTGGGCCGGCGCACACCGGCCAGCCATTAAAAGCCAGTGTGCGTGCCAAACTTGGAACGCTTATCGACGAAGAAATTGCGGTGGAAATCCTGTTTGGACCAATTGGCGCCAGTGGAGAGATTGAAAACCCACAGATTATGCACTTAATAGCTGCAGCTGACGGCATTTATACCGGAACAATAAGTAGTGAAATCCCTGGTGAATTAGGCATAAACGCACGCATTGTTCCGGCACATCCATTGTTGCTGAGCCCAGCCGAAACTGGGCTGAGCACCTACTTCTGCAGATAG
- a CDS encoding TIGR02234 family membrane protein has product MKPRVLSALMIGAGALVVWISSRMNWITIEAFDDKSGNTTQSLVGATWSTEIMALALALLAAFAAALVLKRIGRRVIGVVAALLAIGASLSPLNLLTQDPDAERARTLLTSGVASQKANSGTLLSDWAEITSITSHPLAAVVAMVGCALALVGGILLAMRPGVDTPRANQYERRQARAERIHADLEESPESGRVMWDALDEDIDFTDKPDSTNKSAGQS; this is encoded by the coding sequence ATGAAGCCACGTGTGTTGTCAGCACTGATGATCGGAGCTGGCGCCTTGGTAGTGTGGATCAGCTCACGCATGAACTGGATTACCATCGAGGCTTTTGATGATAAATCAGGCAATACCACTCAGTCTTTGGTGGGAGCCACCTGGTCAACCGAGATCATGGCCCTGGCGCTAGCTCTGCTGGCAGCCTTTGCTGCAGCACTGGTTCTCAAACGCATTGGTCGCCGGGTAATTGGCGTGGTGGCAGCGCTCTTGGCTATTGGTGCTAGCTTGTCGCCACTAAACCTACTGACCCAAGATCCCGATGCCGAGCGCGCACGCACTCTGCTGACCTCTGGTGTGGCCTCACAAAAGGCTAACTCAGGAACCTTGCTCTCAGATTGGGCTGAGATTACCTCTATTACTTCCCATCCGCTGGCTGCAGTGGTGGCCATGGTGGGATGTGCGCTCGCGTTGGTAGGCGGCATCCTCCTGGCGATGCGTCCTGGGGTAGACACCCCGCGTGCCAACCAATATGAACGCCGTCAGGCTCGTGCGGAACGCATCCACGCCGATTTGGAAGAATCTCCGGAATCAGGACGTGTGATGTGGGACGCATTAGATGAAGATATTGACTTCACTGACAAGCCTGACAGCACAAATAAATCAGCAGGTCAGAGCTAG
- a CDS encoding indole-3-glycerol-phosphate synthase has product MVATDNRILKEVAAEISAREAKLPFQEVKAKSRSSHLPAAVDVRSVFFSSGCNVVAAFDRFSSDWSDHRDHVDFADAVAACGAAMLAYTVRRGQFDWAIRDIRDIKAKVNIPIFLGDLIIDPYQIHEARVMGVDALELPVWAMDQPRLESLIDRTESLGMTAIVSVRNPAEAHCAVTSGASVVAIDVTGYTGSMTLPEAFSKICQLLPAEIARIVLGGCWTPKELMTFARYSADAVFVPHTKLASTKSLVSAGMHPACPSR; this is encoded by the coding sequence ATGGTTGCGACAGATAATCGCATCCTCAAAGAAGTTGCCGCGGAAATTTCCGCGCGTGAGGCAAAACTTCCTTTTCAAGAAGTTAAGGCAAAATCCAGATCTTCCCATCTGCCTGCCGCTGTTGATGTCAGGTCGGTCTTTTTCTCCTCTGGCTGCAATGTTGTCGCAGCCTTTGACCGATTTTCCTCCGACTGGTCAGATCACCGTGACCATGTTGACTTCGCCGACGCGGTAGCAGCCTGCGGGGCTGCCATGTTGGCCTATACCGTGCGGCGTGGTCAATTTGACTGGGCAATTCGCGATATCCGCGATATCAAAGCCAAGGTCAATATTCCTATTTTCTTAGGTGACCTCATCATCGATCCCTATCAAATCCACGAAGCCCGAGTTATGGGCGTGGATGCACTGGAACTGCCGGTGTGGGCGATGGACCAACCTCGCTTAGAATCCCTCATTGATCGCACTGAATCATTGGGGATGACAGCGATTGTTTCAGTAAGAAACCCGGCTGAGGCACATTGTGCAGTAACTTCTGGAGCATCTGTGGTTGCCATTGATGTCACCGGTTATACCGGTTCGATGACGCTGCCAGAGGCTTTTTCCAAGATCTGCCAACTATTGCCGGCTGAAATTGCCCGCATTGTGCTGGGTGGTTGCTGGACGCCAAAGGAATTAATGACCTTTGCACGTTATTCTGCCGATGCTGTATTTGTGCCACATACCAAATTAGCTTCCACTAAATCGCTGGTGAGTGCGGGTATGCATCCTGCTTGTCCCTCCCGCTAA
- the pyk gene encoding pyruvate kinase, with product MERRTKIVCTLGPAVASADGILRLVQDGMDVARLNFSHGDHPDHEQNYNWVREASDKTGKAVGILADLQGPKIRLGRFIDGATVWETGETVRITVDEVDGTHDRVSTTYKNLAKDAKPGDRLLVDDGKVGLVCVSVEGNDVVCEVTEGGPVSNNKGVSLPGMDISVPALSEKDIKDLRFALKLGVDFIALSFVRSPADIELVHAIMDEEGRRLPVIAKLEKPEAVSSLESIVLAFDAVMVARGDLGVEVPLEEVPLVQKRAIQIARENAKPVIVATQMLDSMIENSRPTRAEASDVANAVLDGADAVMLSGETSVGKDPQNVVRTMSRIVRFAETDGRVPDLTHIPRTKRGVISYSARDIAERLNARALVAFTTSGDTAKRLARLHSHLPLLVFTPNPAVRSELALTWGATTFLTPQVTDTDDMMREVDRALLAMPEYNKDDMMVVVAGSPPGVTGNTNMIHVHLLGDDTRIAK from the coding sequence GTGGAAAGACGAACGAAGATTGTATGTACCCTAGGCCCAGCGGTTGCCAGCGCAGATGGAATTTTGCGATTGGTGCAGGATGGCATGGATGTTGCCCGCCTGAATTTCTCCCATGGTGACCACCCCGATCATGAGCAAAACTACAACTGGGTCCGCGAGGCCTCAGACAAAACAGGTAAAGCTGTTGGTATCCTCGCCGACCTCCAAGGCCCAAAGATTCGCCTGGGCCGATTTATCGACGGTGCCACTGTGTGGGAAACCGGCGAAACTGTCCGTATTACCGTAGACGAAGTTGATGGCACCCACGACCGTGTGTCCACCACTTATAAAAACCTCGCCAAGGACGCAAAGCCTGGCGATCGCCTTCTGGTAGACGATGGCAAGGTTGGCCTCGTCTGTGTTTCCGTAGAGGGAAATGACGTTGTGTGTGAGGTCACCGAAGGTGGCCCAGTTTCAAACAACAAGGGTGTTTCCCTGCCAGGTATGGACATCTCCGTTCCTGCCTTGTCCGAAAAGGACATCAAGGACCTCCGCTTCGCATTGAAGCTAGGCGTAGACTTCATCGCTTTGTCTTTCGTCCGTTCCCCAGCGGATATTGAACTCGTACATGCCATCATGGACGAAGAGGGACGTCGACTCCCTGTTATTGCCAAGCTGGAGAAGCCAGAGGCAGTTTCCTCCCTCGAGTCCATCGTGTTGGCCTTTGACGCTGTCATGGTCGCCCGTGGTGACCTCGGTGTTGAGGTTCCTTTGGAAGAGGTTCCTTTGGTTCAAAAGCGCGCAATCCAAATTGCTCGTGAGAACGCAAAGCCAGTCATCGTGGCAACTCAGATGCTTGATTCCATGATTGAGAACTCCCGCCCAACCCGTGCAGAAGCTTCTGACGTTGCTAATGCCGTGCTTGACGGTGCAGACGCTGTCATGCTTTCCGGTGAGACCTCTGTTGGTAAAGATCCACAAAACGTGGTTCGCACCATGTCTCGTATCGTTCGCTTTGCAGAAACCGATGGTCGTGTCCCAGACTTGACTCACATTCCCCGCACCAAGCGTGGCGTGATTTCTTACTCCGCACGCGATATCGCTGAGCGTTTGAACGCTCGCGCTTTGGTTGCATTCACCACCTCCGGTGATACCGCAAAGCGTTTGGCTCGTTTGCACAGCCACCTTCCTTTGTTGGTCTTTACTCCAAATCCAGCAGTTCGCTCCGAATTGGCGCTGACTTGGGGTGCAACCACCTTCCTTACTCCTCAGGTCACCGATACCGATGACATGATGCGTGAAGTTGACCGTGCACTTTTGGCAATGCCTGAGTACAACAAGGATGACATGATGGTTGTTGTCGCAGGTTCTCCTCCAGGAGTTACCGGTAACACCAACATGATCCACGTTCACCTCCTTGGTGATGACACTCGAATCGCTAAGTAA